The following coding sequences are from one Neurospora crassa OR74A linkage group I, whole genome shotgun sequence window:
- a CDS encoding uridine nucleosidase Urh1: protein MGSSVDNRIPVWLDCDPGHDDTFAILLAAYHPAIRILGISTVFGNASLEKTTRNACSILTSISRSHSIPVYIGASHALHRPHLHAPTDIHGESGLDGTKLLPTPLVGPDTSVDAVTAMSTALRSCAPGTAWVVATGSFTNAAQLFSSHPDLVSHIKGLSLMGGAFGTGFTPAILGTVDGVPRVGNWTQFAEFNVLADPEAAHAIFSNKELAGKTTLIPLDLTHMVLTTEQVRDLILYGPEGKEAHPELPQDGRSQGKTTLRTMLVELLMFFAKTYADVFGITEGPPLHDPLAVAAVLTGLVGTPLEEYQIPFWDFSPGTVEKHRERFEVTVVTEGSYEDARVNGAKTGMTVAKPLPEGEEGVRIPRGLDIPLFWKVLEECVSRADEANARGDDVLPN from the exons ATGGGATCGTCAGTCGACAACAGAATTCCCGTTTGGCTAGATTGCGATCCGGGTCACGAT GACACCTTCGCCATTCTCCTAGCCGCCTACCACCCAGCCATCCGCATCCTGGGTATCTCTACAGTCTTTGGCAATGCATCCTTGGA AAAAACAACCCGCAACGCCTGCTCTATCCTTACCTCCATCTCCCGCTCGCACTCTATCCCCGTCTACATCGGCGCCTCACACGCCCTCCACCGGCCCCACCTGCACGCGCCTACCGACATACACGGCGAATCCGGCCTAGATGGAACCAAGCTGCTCCCCACGCCTCTCGTCGGCCCCGACACCTCCGTCGACGCCGTAACCGCCATGTCGACCGCCTTACGCTCCTGCGCCCCTGGAACCGCCTGGGTGGTAGCCACCGGCAGCTTCACCAACGCCGCACAGCTCTTTTCAAGCCACCCAGATCTCGTCAGCCACATCAAGGGCCTCTCCCTCATGGGCGGCGCGTTCGGCACCGGCTTCACCCCCGCCATCCTGGGCACCGTCGACGGCGTGCCCCGCGTGGGCAACTGGACGCAGTTTGCCGAGTTCAACGTCCTCGCCGACCCGGAAGCAGCACACGCGATTTTCTCCAACAAGGAGCTGGCAGGGAAGACGACGCTGATCCCGCTGGATTTGACGCACATGGTTTTGACGACGGAGCAAGTCCGCGATTTGATTCTCTATGGGCCCGAAGGCAAGGAGGCGCACCCGGAACTGCCGCAAGATGGAAGAAGCCAAGGGAAGACCACCCTGAGAACCATGTTGGTGGAGCTGCTCATGTTCTTCGCCAAGACGTATGCGGACGTGTTTGGGATCACGGAAGGCCCGCCGCTGCATGATCCgttggcggtggcggctgtGTTGACGGGATTGGTGGGCACCCCGCTCGAGGAGTATCAGATTCCTTTTTGGGACTTTTCTCCAGGGACTGTGGAGAAGCACAGAGAGAGGTTTGAGGTTACGGTGGTGACCGAGGGGAGTTATGAGGATGCGAGGGTCAACGGGGCGAAGACGGGTATGACGGTTGCCAAGCCCCTGCccgagggtgaggagggtgtGAGGATACCGAGGGGATTGGATATTCCGCTGTTTTGGAAGGTGTTGGAGGAGTGTGTGAGCAGAGCGGATGAGGCGAATGCGCGGGGGGATGATGTGCTTCCTAACTAA
- the mus-42 gene encoding REV1: MVGNHLLDKNSAAVRKNIENHAFNDEGGDEYGASRFGGFADYFQNKNIKLQNRDAQLRSSAKDKPQIFKGLVIYVLGYTQPSSSDLHDILVQHGAGWLQYLGGKTMATHIICSSIPPKKAAELANYRVVKPAWVVDSVAAGRMLSWTEYRVVDEGPKQRTIKFDAGKMLSSQPRQQTPQGYREQTENSFYTSQLKKFSSPAQPKTPSKIPPIVNDKIEDFEDDMSVDLLQVPPSSKSEPLALSEPDGASDEQSNTPPYRAPLEAAPEARPTTPDIAEPENPEPEKTNELHPAKPITSEEHNARLLADPKMRKASTANPDFLKQYYSESRLHHLSTWKAQLKSRMQNLAAEKGPAKKLAKRPAGSRRYIMHVDFDSFFCAVSLKKAPEYRDKPAVVAHGNGKGSEIASCNYPARKFGVKNGMWMKHALELCPDLKILPYDFPGYEEASRQFYDAILEIGGVVQSVSIDEALIDVTDIVMAEAGSSGIGISEGSIWREQEKVDQMASKLRDRIKEQTDCHVSVGIGANILLAKVALRKAKPAGQYQIKPEEALDFLGELNVEDLPGVAHSIGAKLEELGIKFVKDIRQTSKERLISALGPKTGEKLWEYSRGIDRTEVGEQPIRKSVSAEVNWGIRFVNQEEAEEFVRSLSQELERRLLSEGVKGKHLTMKIMRRAADAPLDPPKHLGHGKCDTFNKSVSFGVGTNSGEVIGKEAVAILRSYKFSPGDLRGLGIQMTKLEPLKPSAAQQGSQKKLSFGAAATSSAKKRKAEAIDDEPQSPAAHRSSTERDEKDPITADPLTPRKPKVHPALHLARAGEADEKAKTPLNVKGTQFIMPSQLDPAVLAELPEDIRTTIVNQMKAQPSRRTNSTPPQPNSRKALPTYAEIPPDIDVDVFNALPPSMQAEVLASYRRNTPQASPSRPPPSQGGGGGQTLLPQSPRKDRIINRPIDRLRTPTKRGRGRPPAYLKEKERDLKAGLRQASLITAARSPDRGEGPSDYPRQPSVEIDLPPLDPNVLSELPEEVRREVIEEHARQCRQLERQAQATAAAAAQQQQQQQEYSRHVHLIAVDIESARHYLLRRRQAGNNNNNNNNNNTSRFLGNQQNPPPNQPYHDDRHFPSPIAGGGRYHSFFGPPPNWGRTNRDLRRIHWPGPPTKATLKSAAVPAGGGGQMKVTDAAAVRRMIRAWYVSTAKQGGPSLVDIEALEEYLYKVITLERDMEKARGLVKWLEWCVEGGGDGDGNGDGDGDGDTLNKEVDDDDGGVRKDSEENVHVHGDEAGGNVVVDVDDDDDENGIREQIQISDEKKNGNMTTAAKKEIYTWPEAVVAIKASVQEAMKERGLKEMDFSS, translated from the coding sequence ATGGTTGGAAATCATCTTCTCGACAAGAACTCGGCCGCCGTACGGAAGAACATCGAGAACCATGCCTTCAACGATGAAGGCGGCGACGAGTACGGGGCCAGTCGCTTTGGAGGGTTCGCCGACTACTTCCAAAACAAAAACATCAAGCTCCAGAACCGCGACGCCCAGTTGCGCTCTTCCGCCAAGGACAAGCCTCAGATCTTCAAGGGACTAGTCATCTATGTTCTTGGGTACACGCAGCCTTCATCCAGCGACCTGCACGACATATTGGTCCAACATGGCGCTGGCTGGCTCCAGTATCTCGGTGGGAAGACAATGGCAACGCACATCATTTGCTCGTCTATACCACCAAAGAAAGCGGCAGAGCTGGCCAACTACCGAGTGGTCAAGCCGGCTTGGGTGGTGGATTCTGTTGCAGCGGGAAGGATGTTGTCCTGGACCGAGTACCGGGTTGTCGACGAGGGACCGAAACAACGCACCATCAAGTTTGATGCTGGGAAAATGTTGAGTAGCCAACCGCGACAACAGACCCCTCAGGGATACCGGGAGCAGACTGAAAATAGCTTCTACACCAGCCAGCTGAAGAAATTCAGCAGCCCGGCACAGCCAAAGACTCCCTCCAAAATTCCCCCAATTGTAAACGATAAAATCGAGGACTTCGAGGATGATATGTCAGTCGATCTTTTGCAGGTGCCACCTTCATCCAAGTCAGAGCCTCTTGCTCTCTCTGAACCCGACGGGGCATCAGACGAACAATCTAACACTCCTCCGTACCGGGCTCCTCTTGAAGCTGCTCCTGAAGCTAGACCTACCACACCAGATATCGCCGAGCCAGAAAATCCAGAGCCAGAAAAAACGAATGAATTGCATCCAGCCAAACCAATCACCTCGGAAGAGCACAACGCCAGGCTACTCGCGGATCCGAAGATGAGAAAAGCTTCAACCGCAAATCCTGACTTTCTGAAACAATACTACTCTGAAAGTCGTCTGCATCACCTGTCTACGTGGAAGGCACAGCTCAAGTCCCGTATGCAAAACCTTGCTGCTGAAAAAGGCCCAGCGAAGAAGTTGGCTAAGCGGCCTGCTGGCTCTCGTCGGTACATCATGCACGTCGATTTTGACAGCTTCTTCTGTGCTGTCTCTCTCAAGAAGGCGCCCGAGTATCGTGACAAGCCAGCTGTGGTAGCTCATGGTAATGGAAAAGGTTCCGAAATTGCTTCTTGTAACTACCCAGCCCGGAAATTCGGCGTCAAGAACGGCATGTGGATGAAGCACGCCTTAGAGCTATGTCCAGATCTCAAGATCCTTCCGTATGATTTTCCGGGGTATGAGGAAGCCAGTCGGCAATTCTACGATGCTATCCTCGAaattggtggtgttgttcaGAGTGTCAGTATCGATGAGGCCCTCATTGATGTTACTGACATCGTCATGGCTGAAGCTGGGTCCAGCGGCATTGGCATCAGCGAAGGAAGCATCTGGAGGGAACAGGAGAAAGTAGATCAGATGGCTTCGAAGCTTCGAGATCGCATCAAGGAGCAGACGGATTGTCATGTCTCTGTGGGCATCGGTGCCAACATCTTGCTGGCCAAGGTTGCCCTCCGCAAAGCCAAGCCAGCTGGACAATACCAAATCAAGCCGGAAGAAGCGCTGGATTTCCTCGGTGAGCTCAACGTAGAGGACCTACCAGGCGTCGCGCATAGTATCGGCGCAAAACTTGAGGAGCTTGGTATCAAGTTCGTCAAGGACATACGACAGACCAGCAAGGAGAGACTAATTTCGGCATTGGGCCCGAAAACAGGAGAGAAACTGTGGGAGTATTCCCGGGGTATCGACCGGACCGAAGTTGGTGAGCAACCCATCCGAAAGTCGGTGTCAGCCGAGGTAAACTGGGGCATCCGCTTCGTCAACCAAGAGGAGGCAGAGGAGTTTGTGAGGTCCCTTTCACAGGAACTGGAGCGTCGTCTGTTGAGTGAGGGCGTCAAGGGTAAGCATCTAACCATGAAGATCATGAGACGAGCGGCCGATGCTCCTCTTGACCCACCCAAACATCTCGGTCACGGCAAATGTGATACCTTCAACAAGAGTGTGTCCTTTGGCGTTGGGACCAACAGTGGAGAGGTGATTGGAAAGGAAGCCGTTGCAATTTTGCGCTCGTACAAGTTCAGCCCGGGCGACCTTCGTGGGTTGGGGATCCAGATGACCAAGCTGGAACCTCTAAAGCCGTCTGCTGCACAGCAGGGAAGCCAAAAGAAATTGAGTTTTGGTGCAGCAGCGACATCCTCGGCGAAGAAGCGGAAGGCTGAGGCCATTGATGACGAGCCTCAGAGTCCGGCAGCACATAGGTCTTCTACGGAACGTGATGAGAAGGATCCTATCACTGCTGATCCGCTCACACCTCGAAAACCGAAGGTTCATCCAGCATTGCATCTCGCAAGGGCTGGTGAGGCAGAtgagaaggccaagacgCCGCTCAATGTCAAAGGAACTCAGTTTATCATGCCTTCTCAGCTCGACCCAGCTGTGCTGGCTGAATTACCAGAGGACATTCGAACTACGATAGTAAACCAAATGAAGGCACAACCCAGTAGACGCACAAATTCCACGCCTCCTCAACCGAACAGCCGGAAAGCCCTTCCAACCTATGCAGAAATCCCACCCGACATTGACGTCGACGTGTTCAACGCTCTCCCGCCATCAATGCAAGCCGAAGTCCTCGCTTCCTACCGCCGCAACACACCACAAGCAAGTCCAAGCCGCCCGCCACCGTCTCAAGGGGGTGGTGGCGGACAGACCCTTCTCCCGCAATCTCCCCGCAAGGACCGAATCATCAATCGCCCCATCGACCGTCTTCGCACGCCCACCAAGCGCGGCCGCGGCCGTCCCCCAGCCTACTTGAAGGAGAAAGAGCGTGACCTCAAAGCCGGTCTCCGACAAGCCTCCCTCATCACTGCAGCCCGCTCACCAGATCGGGGTGAGGGACCCAGCGATTATCCCCGACAACCTTCGGTCGAAATCGACCTCCCTCCATTAGACCCCAATGTCCTGTCCGAACTCCCTGAAGAGGTCCGGCGCGAGGTAATTGAGGAGCACGCCCGCCAATGCCGGCAGCTCGAAAGGCAGGCTCAAGCgacagccgccgccgctgcgcagcagcagcagcagcagcaagagtATAGTCGGCATGTCCATTTGATCGCCGTAGACATTGAGTCTGCTAGGCactacctcctccgccgtcgACAAGcgggcaacaacaacaacaacaacaacaacaacaacacctcaCGGTTTCTAGGTAACCAGCAaaacccaccaccaaaccaACCTTACCACGATGACCGGCACTTCCCATCACCcatcgccggcggcggccgtTACCACTCTTTCTTCGGCCCCCCACCAAACTGGGGCCGCACAAACCGCGATCTGCGCAGGATCCACTGGCCCGGCCCTCCTACCAAAGCGACTCTCAAATCCGCGGCCGTGCctgcgggcggcggcgggcagATGAAGGTGACGGACGCGGCGGcagtgaggaggatgattcGGGCGTGGTACGTGTCGACAGCGAAGCAAGGGGGGCCAAGTCTGGTTGATATAGAGGCGCTGGAGGAGTATCTGTACAAGGTCATAACGTTAGAGAGAGATATGGAGAAGGCTAGGGGGTTGGTTAAGTGGTTGGAGTGGTGTGTTGAGGGTGGGggtgatggagatggaaatggagatggagatggagatggagatacACTGAACAAGGAagtggacgacgacgacggaggaGTGAGGAAAGACTCTGAAGAGAATGTACATGTACATGGGGATGAAGCCGGTGgtaatgttgttgttgatgttgatgatgatgatgatgaaaatGGGATACGAGAACAAATACAAATAAGcgacgaaaagaaaaatggcAACATGACGACGGCTgccaaaaaagaaatatataccTGGCCAGAGGCGGTAGTAGCCATCAAGGCTTCGGTGCAAGAGGCCATGAAAGAGCGGGGATTGAAGGAGATGGATTTCTCTTCTTGA
- a CDS encoding transcription initiation factor TFIId 127kD subunit → MSGLENGDVALANMTNAPDPVAAAEPYAILRQEVELDINFREKSVSGICTFKIYPLVPDLEELVLDTRQCEIDVSNITVDGYKTRAQAHDPYDRMEPPTNAQIGATQHHIMKKWMAPLLPETRRQAPIVERAEQLNISVPADGSLRIRLRPDALIQDSEPKRILKIKTPKSVSENATGLSDPNEELTVVVPFRSKRIRDGLHFVGVEEGDLRYPHVYTRHSLEPGTASCIFPCLDDPGSRHSWTIKITCPRTLEDAFAPPLATQSALLTALDGGRKRKASDISAHQPGSSFTEEDKLREITVVCSGNLIGEQMHPKDERKKTMIFECVNTAARHIGFAVGPFEHVDLGAEFRTEEADEKLGANAARIHGYCLPGRVDEVRWTCQAVVAAADYFAPEFGRYPYEAYKMCFVEDLVHDTAVANSLSLCSTRLLYPETIIDTDIEVTRKLVHALASQYVGVHIVPNERSDTWLIIGLQWFMTDLFMRTICGNNWYRFHIKSLSDKLVEADVRRPSLHALGDYLHLGDFELEFMALKAPLVLYILDQRMSKIPGSTGVVRVLSQMVSAANISNTDPKATTLSFQDFRRWCEKRSQYVPDELWNQYVFGAGCPRLDIHQKFNKKNLNVDIQILQYQGPTKKSISKDEFWRELQEEIHQVYAGDVPKLFTGPFTVRIHEADGTPYEHYQLITEKDKGGTNLQIAYNTKYKRLKRTKKAMAAAANSNSDKHEIQEDDVVYFNMLGDVLTSQKDMEDWGLQDWASEVQTKMDQESYEWIRLDANMEWLCFMKTDMQEYMYLAQLQQDRDVVAHQDAMLAFKREKRHAVHSTIETRTVMDRRYYHGVRVMALEDLAKQAHPDLNYIGMVHLILCFRKFFCKKVPIPGREGGYHYPIAPNDFTDKGQYAIQCAIPAVLARTTDLQEKGRCSKRARQFIMEMLLFNDNSENEFSDQFYIAKLLDALTTSVIPQKEITEGYLIKNLDPFDEDDAEFKSFIEKTIEEIDKFRRMDEWTLTYQNIWTTTALHCKMRLMKARVIPESALDFVQYLQDDNIDLVRIKAFECLVELGMISKPPILKLLLSYMSTDSSPFIRDRLFKVFCRGIAAIAFGENKASTQELEALNDGGLVIDQGDAEIQQRKLDAVRREDIAHALNALKEELRGNTEMQISIWKAFNSPVIGLQEKRQLLELCSAMFEPEDSLLVTIKYPIVWKATRDPTIVATAPQILGTPPKKRCVVKFKSEYRTLPKSKDMVAIEAPPPPAPLPAPTPSTNLSASRVEIKPPEKKTIVKLQSRPSYIAKPRESPVPEAPPPVRKDSIAMTVPPRPSTTAGPRTPLPTSVPSAPAPNTSAAQPSIKTAVPKAASPPPVPAPKPQQSNDVAVPRPSTVNLGKPKIVKPVIKRKSDESFENPSPKKIIKTNSDSFRSDPSRNSSFKTEPPRSESFKKEAPRSEAIRGHSFRESAPQIPPPRTSSFSVRPNANGQPSKVVTLPFRKWTKLSARAQRSIDYEQSQREKQMLAASARGISGSLATPVHKRSSAAVGFGSGSAPSSPKSRMQSPAGNGYGSSGSYAEKEQRNKERDRDRERDRDRERDSSSKFREKDRNDHDRERYRGGAEREKEKYRERERDRESDREHERPREKERDREKYRERGDRDSDRERDRPREKYREKGTDRGDSDRGGRTTDSDRERNRIDRDRDRDRERERERSDRDRERTDRERERIRDKYRDRADRDSDRDRDSYKDRDRERDRDRDRDRERDRGDRGDRGDRDRDRDRDRDRGDRDRVSSSGSSLLIKKDRKPLPGSGEKERRPLPTGAPHEKAPHPLKESHSPIHPTPAATTNGGEPKKKIIKLKLKSSGSGLGGGSGSSSTPGAGGGSGSR, encoded by the coding sequence ATGTCAGGACTCGAGAATGGAGATGTGGCCCTTGCCAACATGACGAACGCCCCCGATCCTGTGGCCGCTGCCGAGCCGTACGCCATTTTGAGGCAAGAGGTGGAGCTAGACATCAACTTCAGGGAGAAGAGCGTCAGCGGCATTTGCACATTCAAGATTTATCCCCTGGTTCCCGACCTTGAGGAACTCGTCCTAGACACGCGGCAATGCGAAATCGACGTTTCAAACATTACGGTGGACGGCTACAAGACACGGGCACAGGCTCATGATCCTTACGATCGAATGGAGCCCCCCACGAATGCGCAAATCGGTGCCACTCAGCATCACATAATGAAGAAATGGATGGCGCCATTACTCCCAGAAACACGCCGCCAGGCTCCCATCGTAGAAAGGGCAGAGCAGCTTAATATCAGCGTGCCGGCTGATGGGTCCCTCAGGATCCGTCTCCGCCCAGATGCTCTCATCCAGGATTCGGAGCCCAAACGCATTCTCAAGATCAAAACTCCCAAGTCGGTATCGGAAAATGCGACAGGCCTCTCCGACCCTAATGAGGAACTCACGGTGGTTGTGCCTTTCAGGTCCAAGAGAATCAGAGATGGCCTGCACTTTGTCGGCGTTGAGGAAGGTGACCTGAGATACCCACACGTTTACACCCGGCATTCGCTCGAGCCCGGTACGGCGTCTTGCATCTTCCCTTGCCTCGATGATCCCGGTTCGAGGCATTCCTGGACAATCAAAATCACATGCCCAAGAACGCTGGAGGATGCCTTCGCACCGCCTCTGGCTACCCAATCAGCACTGCTGACTGCTCTGGATGGCGGTCGGAAACGCAAAGCCTCTGATATTTCTGCACACCAGCCTGGCTCATCTTTCACCGAAGAGGATAAGCTGAGGGAGATTACCGTGGTCTGCTCTGGCAATCTCATTGGCGAGCAGATGCACCCCAAGGACGAGCGCAAGAAGACCATGATTTTTGAGTGCGTCAACACCGCTGCTAGGCACATCGGTTTCGCCGTTGGCCCCTTTGAGCACGTTGATCTTGGGGCCGAGTTTAGAACTGAGGAGGCGGACGAGAAGCTCGGGGCTAATGCAGCCAGAATTCACGGCTATTGTCTCCCTGGCCGTGTGGATGAAGTTCGATGGACATGCCAAGCCGTCGTGGCTGCTGCCGACTACTTCGCCCCTGAGTTCGGCCGTTATCCTTATGAAGCCTACAAGATGTGCTTTGTCGAAGACTTGGTTCACGACACTGCGGTTGCAAACTCCTTATCCTTGTGCAGTACGCGTTTGCTGTACCCCGAAACGATCATAGATACGGACATCGAGGTTACCAGGAAGCTCGTCCATGCCCTCGCCAGTCAGTACGTGGGGGTCCACATTGTGCCAAATGAGCGGTCCGACACTTGGCTTATCATCGGTCTCCAGTGGTTCATGACAGATCTGTTCATGAGGACCATCTGCGGAAACAACTGGTATCGTTTTCATATCAAGTCGCTTTCCGACAAGCTTGTAGAGGCGGATGTGCGGAGACCCTCCTTGCATGCTCTGGGCGATTATCTTCACCTAGGTGACTTTGAGCTCGAGTTTATGGCGCTCAAGGCGCCACTTGTCCTTTACATACTCGATCAGCGCATGTCCAAGATTCCTGGCTCGACAGGTGTCGTCCGCGTTTTGTCGCAAATGGTTTCGGCCGCTAATATTTCCAACACGGACCCCAAGGCCACTACCCTCTCTTTCCAGGACTTCCGTCGATGGTGCGAGAAACGCAGTCAATACGTCCCTGATGAGCTTTGGAATCAATACGTGTTTGGTGCGGGTTGCCCGAGACTGGATATTCACCAAAAGTTCAACAAGAAGAATCTCAACGTCGACATCCAAATTCTACAATATCAGGGACCGACCAAGAAAAGCATATCAAAGGATGAGTTCTGGAGGGAGTTGCAAGAGGAGATACACCAGGTCTATGCCGGCGACGTTCCCAAGCTGTTCACTGGTCCATTCACCGTCCGAATTCACGAAGCAGACGGTACGCCTTATGAGCACTACCAGCTCATTACCGAGAAAGATAAAGGTGGGACGAATTTGCAGATTGCGTACAATACAAAGTACAAGCGTCTGAAAAGAACCAAAAAGGCCATGGCCGCGGCTGCCAACAGCAATAGTGACAAACACGAGATCCAGGAGGACGATGTTGTCTACTTTAACATGTTGGGCGATGTCCTCACCAGCCAAAAGGATATGGAGGACTGGGGGTTACAAGACTGGGCTTCAGAGGTCCAAACCAAGATGGATCAAGAATCCTATGAATGGATCCGGCTTGATGCTAACATGGAGTGGCTTTGCTTCATGAAGACTGATATGCAGGAGTACATGTATCTGGCACAACTACAGCAGGATAGAGACGTCGTGGCCCACCAGGACGCGATGCTCGCTTTcaagagggaaaagaggCATGCGGTCCACTCGACGATCGAGACGCGGACAGTGATGGACCGACGATATTACCATGGTGTCCGAGTGATGGCATTGGAAGACCTCGCTAAACAGGCACATCCTGACTTGAATTACATCGGCATGGTCCATCTGATACTCTGTTTCCGCAAGTTTTTCTGCAAGAAGGTACCAATTCCCGGCCGGGAGGGTGGCTATCACTACCCGATCGCTCCCAACGATTTTACCGACAAGGGCCAGTATGCCATCCAATGTGCGATTCCCGCGGTGCTTGCACGGACGACGGACCTGcaggaaaaaggaagatgCTCTAAGAGGGCCCGACAGTTCATCATGGAGATGCTCCTGTTTAATGACAATTCGGAGAATGAGTTTTCAGACCAGTTCTACATCGCCAAACTCCTCGATGCTCTTACCACCTCTGTGATTCCGCAGAAGGAGATTACCGAGGGATACCTCATCAAAAACCTGGATCCTTTCGATGAAGACGATGCGGAATTCAAAAGTTTCATTGAGAAGACCATTGAGGAGATCGACAAGTTTCGcaggatggatgaatggacaCTGACATACCAGAACATTTGGACGACAACGGCTCTTCACTGCAAGATGAGGCTCATGAAGGCTCGTGTCATCCCTGAATCGGCCCTCGACTTTGTTCAGTACCTCCAGGACGACAACATTGATCTTGTACGTATCAAGGCGTTTGAGTGCCTGGTTGAGCTTGGAATGATCTCCAAACCCCCTATTCTCAAGCTTCTACTTTCATACATGAGCACCGATAGTTCGCCCTTCATCCGCGATCGATTGTTCAAGGTCTTTTGCCGGGGAATCGCTGCCATTGCGTTTGGCGAGAACAAAGCTTCGACACAGGAACTTGAAGCTCTTAATGATGGAGGTCTCGTCATCGATCAAGGTGACGCAGAGATCCAACAACGGAAGCTCGATGCAGTACGCAGAGAAGACATTGCCCACGCGCTTAATGCGCTCAAGGAAGAGCTGAGGGGGAACACGGAGATGCAAATATCCATATGGAAGGCATTTAATTCTCCCGTCATCGGTCTACAGGAGAAGCGCCAGCTATTGGAGCTCTGCTCGGCCATGTTCGAACCAGAAGATTCTCTACTTGTTACTATCAAGTATCCCATTGTCTGGAAGGCAACTCGCGACCCGACAATTGTCGCCACTGCACCACAGATCCTCGGAACTCCGCCCAAGAAGAGATGTGTCGTCAAGTTCAAGTCGGAGTACCGGACGCTTCCTAAGAGTAAGGATATGGTTGCGATCGAAGCTCCACCGCCTCCGGCGCCATTACCCGCACCGACACCGTCGACCAACTTGTCGGCTTCCAGGGTAGAGATTAAGCCTCCTGAGAAGAAGACAATCGTAAAGCTACAATCACGGCCTTCGTACATTGCGAAACCTCGGGAGTCACCAGTCCCAGAAGCTCCCCCACCAGTACGGAAGGACTCTATCGCTATGACCGtgcctcctcggccttctaCGACTGCCGGTCCGCGCACTCCCTTGCCCACATCAGTTCCAAGTGCTCCCGCACCCAATACATCCGCCGCTCAGCCTAGCATCAAGACAGCTGTACCAAAAGCGGCTTCACCTCCCCCCGTACCTGCACCCAAACCCCAACAGTCCAACGACGTTGCCGTTCCAAGGCCTAGCACCGTCAATTTGGGCAAGCCAAAGATCGTCAAGCCGGTCATCAAGCGCAAGAGTGACGAGTCATTTGAGAACCCTAGCCCGAAGAAGATCATCAAGACCAACAGCGACTCCTTCCGGAGCGATCCTTCTCGCAATAGCTCATTCAAGACAGAACCCCCTCGCAGTGAGTCCTTTAAGAAAGAGGCTCCTCGAAGCGAAGCCATCAGGGGCCACTCTTTCCGCGAATCCGCCCCTCAGATTCCGCCTCCCCGCACATCTTCATTCTCCGTCCGTCCCAACGCCAATGGCCAGCCTTCCAAAGTCGTCACGCTACCATTTAGGAAATGGACCAAGCTGTCTGCCCGCGCCCAGCGCAGCATCGACTACGAACAAAGTCAGCGTGAAAAGCAAATGCTTGCCGCCAGCGCCAGAGGCATTTCCGGCAGTCTTGCCACACCCGTCCACAAGCGATCGAGCGCCGCAGTAGGATTTGGCAGCGGTTCGGCGCCTTCATCCCCTAAGAGCCGGATGCAGTCTCCTGCCGGTAACGGATACGGCTCGTCTGGATCGTATGCTGAGAAGGAGCAGCGGAATAAGGAGAGGGATAGAGACAGGGAACGGGACAGAGATAGGGAGAGAGACAGCAGTAGCAAATTCCGGGAGAAGGACCGCAATGATCACGACAGGGAGCGATACCGTGGTGGTGCCGAGcgagaaaaggagaagtacagggagcgggagcgggaccGCGAGAGTGACCGTGAGCATGAGCGTCCTCGCGAGAAAGAGCGGGATAGAGAGAAGTACAGGGAACGAGGAGACCGCGATAGTGATCGTGAGCGCGACCGACCTCGTGAGAAGTACAGGGAGAAGGGAACCGACCGCGGCGATAGCGACAGGGGCGGCCGCACCACCGACAGCGACCGGGAACGGAACCGGATCGATCGGGATCGAGATCGGGATCGGGAACGGGAACGCGAGAGGAGTGACCGTGACCGCGAGAGAACTGACCGCGAGAGGGAGCGGATTCGCGACAAGTACCGTGATCGAGCTGATCGGGACAGCGATCGTGATAGAGACAGTTACAAGGATCGTGATCGGGAGCGCGACCGCGACCGTGATAGAGACAGGGAGCGTGATCGTGGTGATCGTGGTGATCGAGGTGACCGAGACCGGGACCGGGACCGAGACCGAGACCGAGGAGATCGCGACAGGGTATCATCCTCCGGCTCAAGTCTCCTTATCAAGAAGGACAGAAAACCGTTGCCAGGATCCGGAGAAAAAGAGCGGAGACCATTGCCTACTGGAGCGCCTCACGAAAAGGCACCGCATCCCCTCAAGGAATCCCATTCCCCAATCCATCCGACTCCTGCTGCCACAACCAACGGCGGCGagccaaagaagaaaatcaTTAAGCTCAAGTTGAAGAGTAGCGGAAGTGGTCTCGGAGGTGGTTCTGGTTCGTCATCGACgcctggtgctggtggtggtagtggatCTCGTTAG